tttgtttacTTGCATATTAAGGTATTTGTATGAAATCCATGAACTCTTGACCTTCAGAATTGCAGTTCATAAATATAGATGGTAACATGTAAGTAATTTGAATGGGCGCTTTTTGTTTCTCAGATAAAGTGATCGGTTTAGTTTGGATAAACATTACAGTTTCGATTCCAAAGTGAATAATTGCATGTTTTAGGATGGCAGAGTATGGACTCTGCTGGACGTTTGATGATGTTTTAGGACCAGCACTGTTACTAaccattttgttgttgttcctctCTGCCACAGGTTTGTGTACGTATGGCATGCCTTAATTGGGTACTGGGGTGGAGTGAAACCAGCTGCTTCTGGCATGGAGCATTATGACACTGCTTTGGCATATCCAGTCTCATCTCCTGGTGTGATGGGAAACCAACCTGACATAGTTTTTGACAGCTTATCTGTTCATGGTCTTGGTTTGGTGCATCCAAagaaagttttcaatttctaCAATGAGCTTCATGCGTATTTGTCTTCCTGTGGAGTGGATGGAGTTAAGGTTGATGTACAGAACATCATTGAGACTCTTGGGTCTGGTCATGGTGGCAGAGTCTCTCTGACCCGAAGCTATCACCAGGCACTGGAGGCTTCGGTTGCTCGGAACTTTCCTGACAACGGATGCATTTCTTGCATGTGTCATAACACTGATGGGCTATATAGTTCCAAGCAGACTGCTGTTGTGAGAGCTTCTGATGACTTCTACCCACGGGATCCTGCTTCTCACACGATTCATATATCTTCTGTGGCTTATAACACTCTTTTCCTTGGCGAGTTTATGCAACCAGACTGGGATATGTTTCATGTAAGTGAAATAAGAAGCATTTTATGTTGTATTTTGGTACTTCATTGTGCTTTGGTATGTAAACCTTGTGAAAATCCATTTCCCCCAAGTCCCTAAAATTAGTTGGGCTCTTGTACATGCTCAATAACAGTACAATGGTTTTACGATGGTATAAAATAGTTTACTTTGCCTCCATTAATCCATTACATTTGGTTCTTTTATATGTGATACTGATCAAATAATTTTTACTTTGCAGAGTTTACATCCAGCAGCGGATTATCATGGTGCAGCTCGTTCTATTGGTGGATGTGCAATCTATGTCAGGTAGGCTATACGCCAGCTAAACTTTGTATTCCTATTTGTGGATGTGCAATCTAGGTCGGGCATGAATTTTAATGCATATTATGGGCATTGATTTTACAGTGATAAACCTGGAAACCACAACTTCGATCTTTTGAGGAAGCTGGTCCTGCCTGATGGATCTGTCCTCCGTGCTCAATTACCTGGTAGGCCAACATGTGATTGTCTCTTTGCTGACCCAGCAAGAGATGGAACCAGGTTTGTTCAGTTGACTCTCTCTGCTTCTCAGTGTGTGTGCATCCCAATATGCAAGCAAGTCTGATTTAAGAATTGTTTGCAGCTTGCTCAAGATATGGAATGTGAACAAGTGCTCTGGTGTTGTTGGTGTATTCAACTGTCAAGGGGCTGGTTGGTGCAAGGTTGAAAAGAAGACCCGCATCCATGATGCATCTCCTGGTACCCTCACTGGTTCTGTTCGTGCTATTGATGTTGATAGCCTTGCCCAAATTGCTGGTGATGATTGGAATGGAGAAACAGTAGTTTATGCCCATAAGTCAGGTACAAATACGTTTACATCATAGTAGGTTTGAAGGAAGATCGATTTTTGAGAGCCATGGATGTAATTTCCTAGTAGCATTCCAGTATGATATTGAAAGATTCTAGTTGCAGTCGTCTAAATTTTGTAAAATTATACTCCACATTACATCCTGATCTTTAGCTTTCTAACAATATGATATGTTTTCAAATGTCAGGAGAGGTGTTTCGTTTACCAAAAGATGTTTCAGTGCCAGTGACACTTAAAGTTCTGGAGTATGAGCTCTTCCATTTCTGTCCTCTCAAGGTTAGTCTTTCTAGAGTCCTAATTAAATTTTCATCCCACAATTGTCAATAGTAGCAGGGTTCACTGAATAATATGGTTTTCTATGCTGTAGGAGGTTACACCCAACATCTCATTTGCTCCAATAGGCCTGCTTGACATGTTCAACTCCAGTGGTGCTGTGGAGCATGTTGTAATCCATCTGGCTTCTGACGGCGAAGTTTCTTCGGAGCTTACCACTTCTCTCAGTGAGAATAGATCTTCAACTGCCACAGTCACCATCAAAACCAGAGGATGTGGAAGGTTTGGAGCTTACTCTTCTCAGCGTCCCCTGAAGTGTACCGTTGATAGAGTTGAGACGGACTTTGAATATGACCCTGCAACTGGATTACTAACCTTTACCATCCCTATCCCAAAAGAGGATATGTATAAATGGCTAGTAGAAATCCAAGTTTAAGTAACCTGGTATCAAGAATTTAGTTGCTAGGAGGTTTTCATCGGGTTAGTGATGGTTGTGGAGTTTTATGTATTTGAAGAATGATGTGGTTGGTTTGTAAAATAGAGGAGAAACCATGCTAGGGGAAATAAGTAGAGTAACCATTGTAGTTGTTCTGATTTCTCAGGAATAAAAGTTGCCATCTTTTCCTGCATAAAACTATGTTCTAAACATTACCTGTTTTTGGGAGAAGGGGCAAGGATATTCTCTCCTCCCTGGTAAGAACTAAGAACCACTTGCTCAAGCAACCGAGTAGGGTTCAAGATGATAAAAAACTATACAATATTTCCACAAAGTTTTCTGCAGGCCCCGTTCCAAAAAaggccaaaaaagaaaaaaagaaaaaacaattctGCGGAGCAGTTCACAAAATTAAGTTTagggagaatttcacaaatggtcactcaagtcaactatgactcattcgacactttggtcactgaagtttcaaatatatcactttggtcacttaactattacactgtcaatcacttaagtcacccaaagaatattttttataattttttttaatgaaaaaaattaacaaaatgacttaagtgattgacagtgtaatagttgagtgaccaaagtgatatatttgaaacttcagtgaccaaagtgtcgaatgagtcatagttgagtgaccatttgtgaaattttcccttaaGTTTATTACATGTTCTGACACAACCCGAGCTGTTTTTTCTACGACAGACACAACCCGAGCTTGGTGCTCAAATCTCGTCACTACCCAGGCTACATATCCTACATCCACTTACCTTCATTAATTAGTATAGTAGTTCTTATCGAGAAATTTTTACCTGGAAATATTTGTTGAGTCTTACTAAATGTACCCAGTAAATTTCTTAGTACATTTTACCcttgaaaaaaacaaaatgaaaatctaCAATACACCATCCATCACGCCCTCCTCTTCGATTCCACTGGCAGAATACTAAGTTTCAAACCAACAATCAAATTTGCAATACCTATCGCTGTCCTTCCTTAGTATGGAATACTATACATACTTGCatgcaaggttttaaatatcggtatcttcatatctatcggtactttgaagaagggagatatcggaaatatcggggatacagggtacgaaaatatcgtttttgaaaaaagtcaatttattagaaatttagaactacatataaatacatatgaatgtcaacttcatctacatccaaaaagagactctaggaggttgaaaagccgctcgctggtctacgaaaatgcaataatccgACTAacacatatgacccatatagtgcgaattgtagtgatgaacatgatagttatagatctctttagagttgccaactgtttcccctataaggggataataaggatgaacccaactggatgactgatcatataattctccatattgattatatccataagcatcataaccaaattgattgttgccttcatgagattcatttgagatcccactgcgctctgtgcctaaactgatagagtcaaaacttaaggcaattgaagaaacatcagatggggtactttgatcatcaattgcacctctagtcctcctcccatatcaggtcttctcttgagcaccatgaccagctgttctcactccgtggtcttcattttgggtggcatgatcaaaattaccttcacaggtaaattggaatcctccatccacagaagattgtccatattcatatctttcacctccaccacctgttccgcttccaccctctccaccatcatcagaactatctggagttgctgtaccaccccacgcatcatcactatctgaattatcttctgggtttttaacaacttcttcagataagactctctctacgttgattccagcattagttgccgtttctacaacttgtggaagaggtcttccagcttcatcatcgaggtgtgcagacataatccaatcatgaagtggatcaatgccattatcaagcggctcgcttgcaacatgaagtagatctatatagttgttGGCATTGACCACATTATTCTTTGCCTGTTTATCTCGCAGCCACAGCTTCATGTTGTAGTAGCAGTATACAAGCTTTTCCAACTTCTGATATGCCAAACGGTTCCTTTGCTTGGTATGAATAATAGCAAATgtactccaatttctctcacatgcagaagaagaagccgtttgTGCCAAAATACTCATTGCAATTTTCTGCATGTTTGGTGCATAATACCCACATTGTGTCTACCAATCAGTTGTAAagctactacaatgagttactGCTATAGTAGATCAACATTTTGtattaaagaaattatatgtgtgtgtgtgttttaatgtATACATATACGGATATACCACAAACTTGTATTTCtggtttctcttgtttttcttgctaTAGTTGACCCAAATGATTCATTTGCATCTCTAAAACATACAATCTGCATTAACCATTTGAAAATTGGTCATTTCTAATCCCAAAATTTTTTAGGGGTTGTGCCCGTTTGCCCAAAAACTTCTGGTATTTTGCCCAATCAATCCAACATCCTTGTAttttgcccatttacacaacttTTAGGTGAAAAGACTCATAAGGGTAGTCCTTTCTAAGTAGTGCCTAGTGTatcctatgctgacttttgggtCCAAAACTCATTTTTCTCTTAGAAAATCCTGTTCCAActtctgagaaaaacaaaactagccttcaacatgcccaagtttttcacctaacggcctcctgcctaacggttactttaacaggcggaatcactgctgcttgtttctatcctaaGCTGTGGCAAGTTTTTTCTAAAAAACCAGGAATTCTGAACTTAAATAAAGTATAAGATACTGGCTGAACATGATTAAAGATAAGAACATAACAGAAAACTTGACTTGCTAACTTAAAACTGATGAAGTGGGTGAACACACTGAAATTATTTgtataaacataattacaaagctaaaatttcagagcctcattctcaggtaaacagctaagaagctgtttagctatccataagaatgattacagtacttacttgaaatgaaagcacacttcTTCACACAGGCAGGAAGGAAAATCACTCTGCTACTAGAACTAATCTGAACTGATATCgaaattttcgaatgccttctaaaagaagctaaagctccttatatagggagcggaactcaaattacaattcaaagcaacaaaatgtacagaacgactccgtgatttcctgctttccttagtgctcctgctggtggaggtcgaccggggaaaagcagattcttttaggtgaaatgtttttcacctgctttttgaaaagcaagaGTCACTTTTGGGAAGAGTCCAAAAgaactttcggtgttttctacacctgctgcttcacatgttctcgtcgatTTCTGAGTTGTGACcgaggacaaacgagtcgttatctgcctgggccatccttGCTGTTGTTgtattgtcttcgacatctgtatcaacatacatcttgtagtggttgtctgtttcaagcttttccacccatcgtaagcatgccagtgtcgaatctatctcctttctggtaagagataggaataagtcactgctgactacgtcaggatgatcgtaagcagtgatgataattttctctcctgctgccaggaaggtattataggtatcttcagagatgatctttttgatatactctagagtcatggccttcatccacgggatgcttgagtttggttggccattgtaccctacacaggctggttgaagatatttcctttgaataattcttacataatgataaggaggaatatattcaacttcaccgtttgccttatggatccattctggaggagtggatctgaacttcaatcgaagcatacagtcattctttcttacatttttgactgtgttgacaatgataggcggcaaaccttttagatcatcatttgttttagtccacagattatggacaaaaccattttcaacaagccaaagcttgtgttcttgaggatgttcactctgaacattaaccaggtatcttccaacataaggaccgGAAacgataaagagagttggaggaaccaggtcttctggattatgtcttcctatcagactatggaattcatgccagtctgattcattaagtgccatgactggaaccctagcactttctggaccttcaaggaagagaattttttcttttcttacagcactctgctgtatctgactttcttcaaattgtggtctggcattctcatatagttcttcagctagtgcaaagagtgccgggaacattagaccactgcttctttcttggaaggcaaataagagattgtctaggattgccttctggtgataagctagtctcctgccagttctgaacacaggagtatcgaaagttcttaattcataattaaaaacatttatgactccagttggagttggtctgctttttggcaaagcagcagccatcaacggtcttgatgagcctttaccgtctgccgtttgagacaggctagccaatcctttaccctgggattgatcagttgaggctaatcctttaggacttagcagaaaccttttaagaaccttttctttggtttccataggatcttcttgaggttcatgttctttcccagttcttctgcttctgggattacgaccttcgtcgtcttctctttggctgaacattgccatttccctggtcaatgcgtctggaagataattcttgtttcctgcaattaattcaacattataatcatattggttaagaaataattgccagtttgctaatcttcctctatcagcagctttatcaagtttgaagtttttgaaattctttactctggcacaatcggtgcggacagtaaagggttttccaagaaaagctggagaatttaaaatcgttttcttgacagccaaaatttatttttcccctgtgggataattcagttctgcagggctgaacttgccactacaaaatttgcagatcttttcaatgttagttccaggcgttttttccagaaccacaccggaccaataattatcgctcgcatctgtctggaggataatttcatcattctcttctggttgttgaagaggagggaggtttttgcagagattttttatctgcttcacgatcttttcatcatcttctgtgaagttccattttcttttggaacttatcttaggagataacatcgctgttaaccccgagattttgggaatgaaatctctcccatagtttatgacaccaaggaatctctctagactcttagcatcaggaattctatctggaaatttccagatcttctcaaggatatgaggttggagttttatgactccattcttgatgttaattcctaggaaatcaacttcatcgaggataaagaagattttcttttctcttaggATAatcccatgctgaactatcagctttactacctcgtggaggtgtctcatgtgttcttctctgttgttggagaagaccaggatgtcatctatgtagacgacacagaacttcgccacatgcttgaagatgttgtccatctttctttggaagattgagggagcttgctttagaccaaagggcattactaaccattcgtaatggccttgtggtgttccaaatgcagtgagaggaatgctctcaggatgcatcttgacctgccagaaacccgactttgcatcgaatttcgaaaagactttggctcctctgagctggttaatcaatactcttacttgagcaatttgataaccgtctttgacagtcttcttattgacgtctctgtagtcaataaccattctagcttttcctcgtaggttttctgcatgatttctcacgtagaatgctggagcatgatgagggctagtggaaggttgaattaatctctttttcaggagatcttcaatatcttttctgaattccttctgatcttcttctttgtactgaggaatggctttgacatgacagatagcgttcatgtcatgcaatctcaattcacagaccactgggtctttttcccaaaacttttgaggatttgtatccacattttgctcgagtagtttcttgattttttcaagagtgggaatttgttgagactcaagcttgttctgaaagtgcttgaggttgtgctcatagatgaaactagcttcttcatctttactagtttcttcttcttcttcttctgaagagtcttcaacaagcagttcttcttgttgtttgatttggagtatgggctcaaatttgggtttgtagggggtaagatcaccactattctgttgcgatctctgatattgagtagtaaaaccgggaccgacGACACTCTTGGCTTGTGTGAgacggtctgcccagaacacccgttctccttttctgaagcctatcgcttcttcatcctgaatgaatctttgttggagaataaaatcatttcccaacaagaattcagatccttggccttcagattgccaaacattctggatgataaatgttcctccaccaatggtgatatgaacattttttgctacttttttcatggtgagatggctcccatcaaatgtaacaccagtagctgactttttcttgtcttctttccagagttcatctggaattgcaaatctctttgcaacagtaaatcccgatccattatctacaaaggcatgtagatgata
Above is a genomic segment from Rosa chinensis cultivar Old Blush chromosome 3, RchiOBHm-V2, whole genome shotgun sequence containing:
- the LOC112191944 gene encoding probable galactinol--sucrose galactosyltransferase 2, whose product is MTVTPNISINDGNLVVHGKTILTGVPENIVLTPGSGVGLVAGAFIGATASHSKSLHVFPVGVLEGQRFMCLFRFKLWWMTQRMGSCGKEVPLETQFMLVETKDDDGEGSDGSSSTIYTVFLPLLEGQFRSVLQGNERNEVEICLESGDSDVQTNQGLCLVYVHAGTNPFEVINQAVKAVEKHMQTFVHREKKKLPSFLDWFGWCTWDAFYTDVTAEGVVDGLKSLNEGGTPPRFLIVDDGWQQIESKPKDTNVAVQEGAQFASRLTGIKENEKFQKNGQSEQVSGLKHVVDEAKQHHNVKFVYVWHALIGYWGGVKPAASGMEHYDTALAYPVSSPGVMGNQPDIVFDSLSVHGLGLVHPKKVFNFYNELHAYLSSCGVDGVKVDVQNIIETLGSGHGGRVSLTRSYHQALEASVARNFPDNGCISCMCHNTDGLYSSKQTAVVRASDDFYPRDPASHTIHISSVAYNTLFLGEFMQPDWDMFHSLHPAADYHGAARSIGGCAIYVSDKPGNHNFDLLRKLVLPDGSVLRAQLPGRPTCDCLFADPARDGTSLLKIWNVNKCSGVVGVFNCQGAGWCKVEKKTRIHDASPGTLTGSVRAIDVDSLAQIAGDDWNGETVVYAHKSGEVFRLPKDVSVPVTLKVLEYELFHFCPLKEVTPNISFAPIGLLDMFNSSGAVEHVVIHLASDGEVSSELTTSLSENRSSTATVTIKTRGCGRFGAYSSQRPLKCTVDRVETDFEYDPATGLLTFTIPIPKEDMYKWLVEIQV